One part of the Luteibacter yeojuensis genome encodes these proteins:
- a CDS encoding type IV secretory system conjugative DNA transfer family protein: MTKHRGYWALGLVIVALAVGEYFAGYLTLLLLGLHDVPLEWKTYFEYVKSLGRPEFQPYVWKIETAGLIGFVLPLIAWCVALYFLLKPRKQSMHGDARFATASDLRKQKMLSPAPNGILVGKFKGNLVRLPGQQFVILAAPTRSGKGVGVVIPNLLDYQESVVVLDIKQENFDLTSGWRASQGQKIYLFNPFAEDRRTHRWNPLSYVSKDPAFRVSDLMSIASMLYPDGSDDQKFWVSQARNAFMAFSLYLCEKWDDDEAKGRPEVVRSKPTLGMIYRLSSGDGTDLRELYTRLSKDPSLSANAQSAFANLLSQANETFASILGTFKEPLNAWINPVLDAATSEDDFLLTDVRKKRMTVYIGIQPNKLAESRLIVNLFFSQLINLNTKVLPQNDPSLKHQCLLLMDEFTSIGKVEIIASAVSYMAGYNIRLLPIIQSMAQLDATYGKDVSRTVITNHALQIVYAPREQQDANDYSDMLGYTTVRRENVTRSKKGDVSRSHSEERRALMLPQELKAMGTEKEVFLYEGIPHPVMCEKIRYYQDKYFTSRLMKKADVPQLAV; the protein is encoded by the coding sequence ATGACCAAACACAGGGGATATTGGGCGCTGGGCCTCGTGATCGTGGCCCTCGCCGTGGGCGAATACTTCGCCGGCTACCTCACGCTGCTGCTCCTCGGCCTGCACGACGTACCGCTGGAATGGAAGACGTACTTCGAGTACGTGAAGTCCTTGGGCAGGCCCGAGTTCCAGCCATACGTGTGGAAAATCGAAACGGCCGGTCTCATCGGCTTCGTGCTCCCACTCATCGCCTGGTGCGTGGCGCTGTACTTCCTTCTCAAGCCCAGGAAGCAATCCATGCACGGCGACGCACGCTTCGCCACCGCATCGGACCTGCGCAAGCAGAAGATGCTCTCGCCCGCCCCCAACGGCATCCTCGTGGGCAAGTTCAAGGGCAACCTGGTCCGCCTGCCGGGGCAGCAGTTCGTGATCCTCGCCGCCCCTACCCGCTCGGGCAAGGGCGTGGGCGTCGTGATCCCGAACCTGCTCGACTACCAGGAATCGGTGGTGGTGCTGGATATCAAGCAGGAGAACTTCGACCTGACCAGCGGCTGGCGCGCGTCCCAGGGACAAAAGATCTACCTGTTCAATCCGTTCGCGGAGGACCGCCGCACGCATCGCTGGAATCCCTTGAGCTACGTCTCGAAGGACCCGGCCTTCCGGGTGTCGGACCTTATGAGCATCGCCTCGATGCTTTATCCGGATGGGTCCGACGACCAGAAGTTCTGGGTCAGCCAGGCACGCAACGCCTTCATGGCCTTCTCACTGTACCTGTGCGAGAAATGGGACGACGACGAAGCCAAGGGTCGCCCCGAAGTGGTACGGAGCAAGCCTACGCTGGGCATGATCTATCGCCTGTCGTCGGGCGACGGTACGGACCTGCGCGAGCTGTACACACGTCTGTCGAAGGATCCCAGCCTGAGTGCGAATGCCCAATCGGCCTTCGCCAACCTGCTGTCCCAGGCCAACGAGACGTTCGCCTCGATCCTCGGCACCTTCAAGGAACCGCTGAACGCATGGATCAACCCGGTGCTGGACGCGGCCACCAGCGAGGACGACTTCCTGCTCACGGACGTGCGCAAGAAGCGCATGACGGTCTACATCGGCATCCAGCCTAACAAGCTGGCCGAAAGCCGCCTGATCGTGAACCTGTTCTTCAGCCAGCTGATCAATCTCAACACCAAGGTGTTGCCGCAGAACGACCCTAGCCTGAAGCACCAGTGCCTGCTGCTGATGGACGAATTCACCTCCATCGGCAAGGTCGAGATCATCGCTTCGGCGGTTTCGTACATGGCCGGCTACAACATCCGCCTGTTACCCATCATCCAGAGCATGGCCCAATTGGATGCCACGTACGGCAAGGACGTCTCGCGCACCGTCATCACCAACCACGCCCTGCAGATTGTCTACGCACCGCGCGAGCAGCAGGATGCGAACGACTATTCGGACATGCTGGGCTATACCACGGTGCGCCGCGAAAACGTCACCAGGAGCAAGAAGGGCGACGTTTCCCGCAGCCACAGCGAGGAAAGGCGTGCGCTGATGCTGCCGCAGGAACTGAAGGCGATGGGCACGGAGAAAGAGGTATTTCTCTACGAGGGCATCCCACATCCTGTGATGTGCGAGAAGATACGCTACTACCAGGACAAGTACTTCACCTCGCGCCTCATGAAAAAGGCGGACGTGCCGCAGCTGGCCGTTTGA
- a CDS encoding XVIPCD domain-containing protein, producing MSLRSTDYALLAKESYHDPVLRKNFDLDGVTYSAIDTINDPSTGLQATAYQRQDTHEIIIAYRGTEFDREPIHDGGVDAGMVLLGVNAQESKAAEFTKRVLDRAASESERSPNPIEVTVTGHSLGGTLAEINAAKFGLHGETFNAYGAASLFGVPEGGNQVIDHVRAGDPVSAASPHFGEVRVYAAQQDIDTLSKAGYRDDGGILSPRNPIKATDFDAHAIDNFVPDSKLLGQSIVNPESQARYRAHEGMIDRYRDDVMDLRKGLSATWEIPKEIGEGIDRLGHEVVKDVAAAGQAIGHAAHEVAEAAKRVGHEIAEDASAAGHAIGNKVSGTWDTLTHPGSWFDHDKPAPRVDQPEHPDHALFRQARDGVQELDRQHQRPSDERSDRLAASLTVAAKQADLQRIDQVALNGDATRAYVVQGDPQSAFKRVAEVNTQEAMATPLEKSSQILLQQGQTQQQAQQIAQAVEQQQPARPQPGM from the coding sequence GTGAGCTTGCGCTCGACCGACTACGCTCTATTGGCGAAGGAGAGTTATCACGATCCCGTCCTGAGGAAGAATTTCGACCTCGACGGAGTCACCTACTCGGCCATCGACACCATCAACGATCCCAGCACGGGCTTGCAGGCGACTGCATACCAACGCCAGGACACGCACGAGATCATCATTGCCTATCGGGGTACGGAATTTGACCGCGAGCCAATCCACGATGGCGGTGTCGATGCCGGCATGGTCCTGCTAGGAGTCAACGCCCAGGAAAGCAAGGCCGCCGAGTTCACCAAACGTGTACTTGACCGCGCCGCCAGCGAATCGGAACGGTCACCCAACCCCATCGAGGTCACGGTCACCGGTCACTCGCTGGGAGGCACGCTGGCCGAGATCAACGCCGCCAAGTTCGGGCTTCACGGCGAAACCTTCAACGCCTACGGCGCAGCCAGCCTCTTTGGCGTACCCGAAGGCGGAAACCAGGTCATCGATCACGTACGTGCCGGCGATCCCGTAAGCGCAGCCAGCCCGCATTTCGGCGAAGTGCGGGTCTATGCCGCGCAACAGGATATCGACACGCTTTCGAAGGCAGGCTATCGCGACGACGGCGGCATCCTCTCGCCGCGCAATCCGATCAAGGCGACGGACTTCGATGCCCATGCCATCGACAACTTCGTGCCGGACAGCAAGCTGCTCGGCCAGTCGATCGTCAACCCCGAGAGCCAGGCCCGCTACCGCGCCCACGAAGGCATGATCGATCGCTACCGCGACGACGTCATGGATCTCCGCAAGGGGCTGTCGGCGACTTGGGAAATACCGAAGGAGATCGGCGAAGGGATCGATCGGCTCGGCCACGAGGTGGTGAAGGACGTGGCGGCGGCCGGCCAGGCGATTGGGCATGCCGCCCACGAAGTCGCCGAAGCCGCGAAGCGTGTGGGCCACGAGATTGCCGAGGACGCCAGTGCCGCGGGTCACGCCATAGGTAACAAGGTATCCGGTACCTGGGACACCCTGACCCATCCGGGCTCCTGGTTCGATCACGACAAACCCGCACCTCGCGTCGACCAGCCCGAGCATCCGGACCACGCTCTCTTCCGGCAGGCCCGCGATGGCGTCCAGGAGCTGGATCGGCAGCACCAGCGGCCGTCGGACGAGCGCAGCGACCGACTGGCCGCATCGCTGACCGTGGCGGCAAAGCAAGCCGATCTCCAGCGCATCGACCAGGTGGCGCTCAACGGCGACGCCACTCGCGCTTATGTCGTGCAGGGCGATCCACAGTCGGCCTTCAAGCGCGTCGCCGAAGTGAACACCCAGGAGGCGATGGCCACGCCCCTGGAAAAGAGCAGCCAGATACTCCTGCAACAAGGCCAGACCCAGCAACAGGCGCAGCAGATCGCGCAGGCCGTCGAGCAACAGCAACCGGCACGACCGCAACCGGGTATGTGA